A window of Terriglobus sp. RCC_193 contains these coding sequences:
- a CDS encoding dipeptidase has translation MKHLIALSLSAALLITPQASLAQSNDAALIAKAHKIHDRVITLDTHNDIEPSNFTADCNYTMRLTTQVNIPKMIEGGMDVSFMIVYVGQGPLTPEGYDDAYKQAIAKFDAIHRLTEQIAPDKIGLALTPEDVIRLHKAGKKIAVIGVENGYPIGLDVKRVKEFYDRGARYMSLAHNGNSQLADSNTGEKDGYSYNNGLSPEGREVIAEMNKWGIMVDLSHPAKGSNLEAIRLSKAPVIASHSAIRALAPNVSRDMDDEQLLALKKNGGVIQVVGFASYLKPDSPERTEALTKLREQVFGDMARGGGRRGGAEGAAHSCPVESASGPQARRGGGAMAGFLNTLSADKRAEYEKGMAEIDAKYPPAPRANVKDLIDHVDYAVKKIGIDHVGLASDFDGGGGIDGWNSTAESFNVTLELVRRGYSEEQIGKLWSGNLLRVWGEVDKVAKQLQKAQK, from the coding sequence TTGAAACACCTGATAGCTCTTTCCCTGAGTGCGGCCCTGCTGATCACACCGCAGGCCAGCCTTGCGCAGTCCAACGACGCTGCCCTGATTGCCAAAGCGCACAAGATTCATGACCGCGTGATCACGCTCGACACGCACAACGATATTGAGCCCTCAAACTTCACGGCAGACTGCAACTACACCATGCGCCTGACCACGCAGGTGAACATTCCCAAGATGATCGAAGGCGGCATGGACGTGTCGTTCATGATCGTTTACGTGGGACAGGGCCCGCTGACGCCGGAAGGCTACGACGATGCCTACAAGCAGGCGATTGCGAAGTTCGACGCGATCCATCGCCTGACGGAACAGATTGCTCCGGACAAGATTGGCCTCGCGCTGACGCCGGAAGACGTAATCCGCCTGCACAAGGCTGGCAAGAAGATTGCCGTTATTGGCGTGGAGAACGGCTATCCCATCGGCCTGGATGTGAAGCGCGTGAAGGAGTTCTACGACCGCGGCGCGCGTTACATGTCGCTGGCGCACAACGGCAACAGCCAGCTTGCCGATTCCAACACCGGCGAGAAGGACGGCTACTCCTACAACAACGGCCTGTCGCCAGAGGGCCGCGAAGTCATCGCAGAGATGAATAAGTGGGGCATCATGGTGGACCTCTCGCATCCCGCGAAAGGCTCCAACCTCGAAGCCATCCGGCTGTCGAAGGCTCCGGTCATCGCATCGCACTCGGCGATCCGCGCGCTGGCACCCAACGTGAGCCGCGACATGGATGATGAACAGTTGCTGGCCTTGAAGAAGAATGGCGGCGTGATCCAGGTGGTGGGCTTCGCCAGCTACCTGAAGCCGGATTCGCCGGAACGCACCGAAGCCCTGACCAAGCTGCGCGAGCAGGTGTTTGGCGACATGGCGCGTGGCGGTGGCCGTCGTGGCGGTGCCGAAGGCGCTGCACACTCGTGCCCGGTCGAAAGCGCCTCCGGGCCGCAGGCTCGTCGTGGCGGTGGCGCAATGGCAGGCTTCCTGAACACGTTGTCTGCCGACAAGCGCGCCGAGTACGAAAAGGGCATGGCCGAGATTGATGCGAAGTATCCGCCTGCGCCACGTGCCAACGTGAAGGACCTGATTGACCACGTGGATTACGCCGTGAAGAAGATTGGCATTGACCATGTCGGTCTTGCCTCCGACTTCGACGGCGGCGGCGGCATTGACGGATGGAACAGCACCGCTGAGTCCTTCAACGTAACGCTGGAACTGGTGCGCCGCGGCTATAGCGAAGAACAGATCGGCAAGCTGTGGAGCGGCAACCTGCTGCGCGTGTGGGGCGAGGTCGACAAGGTAGCAAAGCAATTGCAGAAGGCGCAGAAATAA
- a CDS encoding M28 family peptidase encodes MKTRWIAAVAGMALLGCHAGALMAQEKEDRTLLTQEQMTTIINEVSGERAMHNVLEQVPYQFVRPPSEYQGHFREAEAVAKMAKEYGFSKISIEDYPSGTTYQPTVGELWTTSPKSVKIYDIHDIPEVLASTNANGDLSADLVDVGQGTAKDFEGKDVKGKFVLSLAPSGLAAIYNRAVDAGAIGVVGISAIGAGDRAVDYPNEVVWTTVVAKPGTVAWAVSPRVARQLETQLNRGQKVTIRSITKSEQVPNKQELVHAEIPGDGSTTQEVAIGGHLFEAYIKQGANDDNSGVALTLEVGRAYLKLIAEGKLPKPKRTINFQWVQEISGTNAWFNAHPEKAKVIIGDLNFDMEALRLTASRSLWIMQRTPDTFPSYINDIGQSMLEYIAEVSRERVRYRATGYGASQPVESPNGSNDAFYIKVDKHYGSSDHVTYMQHGIPAIMFITWPDMWYHSSQDTPDKQDSTQYKRAAAVATGSLAVLASGTDEEAARILNENLGRGLARMGESHTKGLGYIADATDAASLNTAYKEAKIAILHQAAVEKDVVDSASVLWTNADTGKKSTSSFAPLIDQRAATLLSEVKAAYQLQAAQRGITPSEPVQTAAEKEAAGILVEPVARTGTAGGPGGGGGGRRGPQTGPQLPQEMNAEFQLLLPKHLTALEIRDFLSGEFTPLPLADLMEVLHAREKAGQIKLTQKPAEAPVAARGKKKK; translated from the coding sequence ATGAAGACAAGATGGATAGCGGCTGTGGCTGGCATGGCCCTGTTGGGTTGCCATGCCGGAGCCCTGATGGCGCAGGAAAAGGAAGACCGCACGCTGCTGACGCAGGAGCAGATGACGACCATCATCAACGAAGTGTCGGGCGAGCGAGCGATGCACAACGTGCTGGAGCAGGTGCCGTACCAGTTTGTGCGTCCGCCGTCGGAGTATCAGGGACACTTCCGCGAAGCCGAAGCTGTGGCCAAGATGGCCAAGGAATACGGCTTCAGCAAGATCTCCATTGAGGACTATCCCAGCGGCACCACCTATCAGCCCACCGTGGGTGAACTGTGGACGACTTCGCCCAAGAGCGTGAAGATCTACGACATTCACGACATCCCGGAAGTTCTGGCATCCACCAACGCCAACGGCGACCTCAGCGCCGACCTGGTCGACGTGGGCCAGGGCACTGCGAAGGACTTTGAGGGCAAGGACGTCAAGGGCAAGTTTGTCCTGTCCCTGGCTCCCAGCGGCCTTGCGGCCATCTACAACCGCGCCGTCGATGCAGGCGCCATTGGCGTTGTGGGCATCAGCGCGATTGGCGCGGGTGACCGCGCGGTGGACTACCCGAATGAAGTGGTCTGGACCACCGTGGTCGCCAAGCCCGGCACCGTTGCATGGGCTGTATCGCCGCGTGTGGCACGCCAACTTGAAACGCAGTTGAACCGCGGCCAGAAGGTGACCATCCGCTCCATCACTAAGAGCGAGCAGGTGCCGAACAAACAGGAGCTGGTCCACGCCGAAATCCCCGGCGACGGCAGCACCACGCAGGAAGTGGCCATCGGCGGCCATCTGTTCGAGGCCTACATCAAGCAGGGCGCCAACGATGATAACTCCGGCGTTGCACTAACGTTGGAAGTGGGCCGCGCATACCTGAAGCTCATCGCCGAGGGCAAGCTGCCGAAACCAAAGCGCACCATCAACTTCCAGTGGGTGCAGGAGATCAGCGGCACCAACGCATGGTTCAACGCGCACCCTGAAAAGGCGAAGGTCATCATCGGCGACCTGAACTTTGACATGGAAGCCCTGCGCCTGACCGCCAGCCGCAGCCTCTGGATCATGCAGCGCACGCCGGATACCTTCCCGTCGTACATCAACGACATTGGCCAGAGCATGCTGGAGTACATTGCGGAAGTCTCGCGCGAGCGTGTCCGTTATCGTGCCACGGGCTACGGCGCATCGCAGCCCGTGGAATCACCCAACGGCAGCAACGACGCCTTCTATATCAAGGTCGACAAGCACTACGGTTCCAGCGATCACGTGACGTACATGCAGCACGGCATCCCGGCCATCATGTTCATCACCTGGCCGGACATGTGGTATCACTCGTCGCAGGACACCCCGGACAAGCAGGACTCCACGCAGTACAAGCGCGCTGCCGCAGTGGCGACAGGTTCGCTTGCCGTGCTGGCATCCGGTACGGATGAAGAAGCCGCACGCATCCTGAACGAGAACCTGGGCCGTGGCCTGGCCCGCATGGGCGAATCGCACACCAAGGGTCTCGGCTACATTGCCGACGCAACGGATGCAGCTTCACTGAACACGGCATACAAAGAAGCGAAGATCGCCATCCTGCATCAGGCAGCAGTCGAAAAGGATGTGGTGGATTCCGCCAGCGTTCTGTGGACCAACGCAGACACCGGCAAGAAGAGCACCTCTTCCTTTGCTCCACTGATTGACCAGCGCGCAGCGACGCTGCTGAGCGAAGTGAAGGCTGCCTACCAGCTTCAGGCGGCGCAGCGCGGCATCACGCCCAGCGAGCCTGTACAGACAGCGGCAGAGAAGGAAGCCGCAGGCATCCTCGTCGAACCCGTTGCGCGTACCGGCACCGCAGGTGGACCGGGTGGCGGCGGCGGTGGACGCCGTGGACCACAGACCGGACCGCAGCTTCCACAGGAGATGAACGCTGAGTTCCAACTCCTGCTGCCGAAGCACCTGACCGCGCTGGAAATCCGCGACTTCCTCTCCGGCGAATTCACGCCGCTTCCGCTGGCCGACCTGATGGAAGTGCTGCACGCACGCGAGAAGGCTGGCCAGATCAAGCTGACGCAGAAGCCTGCTGAAGCTCCGGTCGCAGCCAGGGGCAAGAAGAAGAAGTAA
- the greA gene encoding transcription elongation factor GreA encodes MLDITKKLEEEIKLLEHELTTELPAEIKKAVALGDLSENAEYHSAKQRQEFVNARLGQLKKRMGELSLVNLTNIPADRVGFGSTIVVFDNTKGEEITYRLVTSEESDVTQGLISTTSPIGKALVGKKVGDETTVVTPNGKRELEILKLTTIHDAA; translated from the coding sequence ATGCTCGACATTACGAAGAAACTCGAAGAAGAGATCAAACTCCTGGAACATGAGTTGACCACGGAACTGCCTGCAGAGATCAAGAAGGCTGTGGCGCTGGGCGATCTGAGCGAGAACGCCGAATATCACTCTGCCAAGCAGCGGCAGGAGTTCGTAAACGCACGCCTGGGCCAGTTGAAAAAGCGTATGGGCGAGCTGTCGCTGGTGAACCTGACGAACATTCCCGCGGACCGCGTCGGCTTCGGCTCGACCATCGTTGTCTTCGACAACACCAAGGGAGAAGAGATCACCTACCGGCTGGTGACCAGCGAAGAGAGCGACGTCACCCAGGGCCTCATCAGCACCACGTCGCCCATTGGCAAGGCATTGGTGGGTAAAAAGGTGGGCGATGAAACCACCGTGGTCACACCGAATGGCAAACGAGAACTGGAAATTCTGAAGCTGACGACGATCCACGACGCCGCGTAA
- a CDS encoding alpha-L-arabinofuranosidase C-terminal domain-containing protein, whose translation MFTRLSALALTAVLTASAAHAQATLTIQADKPVHPVSPMLYGLMTEEINYSYDGGLYAEMVRNRTFHHDWSGMQHWIVDNAGDSAATIKMAAGDGPSEALLDSMRVDVTTASDAAPAGVRNDGWWGMALKPDTTYSGSFYARGDLDSITVSLVNNTTGKVAASTTVDGITGDWKQHTFSLHTARIEAGANNHLLLSFKKPGSVMLQLVSLFPPTYKGRANGNRADLMEMMAGMHPKFLRMPGGNYLEGDTVEERFDWKATLGPLADRPGHRGPWNYTSTDGMGLLEFLEWTEDLNIEPVLAVYAGYSLKGTHIAAGAHMQPFVDDALDEIEFVSGSTDTKWGAVRAKLGHPQPFPLHYVEIGNEDNLDHSGSYDERWPQFAKAIRDKYPSLKLIATAPVKRGLQPDLIDDHYYKRAEEFYAMTDHYDHVPRTGPKIFVGEWATREGSPTTDLGAALADAAWMTGMERNSDLIELSAYAPLFVNVNPGGMQWESDLIGYDAAKSYGSPSYYAQSMFAQYLGTEVSQTQLSGGVHTRFFTSVTRDPAKGEIYVKLVNGSTEPQVLDVKVQGAAPSGSATLVTLKGDARTATNSITDPERITPQVSRLHASGSIHHTVPPLSVQVLVLSAK comes from the coding sequence ATGTTCACAAGACTCTCTGCTCTTGCACTCACTGCTGTGCTGACTGCTTCTGCTGCCCATGCGCAGGCCACGCTGACCATCCAGGCTGATAAGCCGGTGCATCCCGTCAGTCCCATGCTCTACGGCCTGATGACGGAGGAGATTAACTACTCCTACGACGGCGGACTGTATGCGGAGATGGTGCGCAATCGCACGTTCCATCATGACTGGAGCGGCATGCAGCACTGGATCGTGGACAACGCGGGCGATTCAGCAGCGACCATCAAGATGGCGGCGGGCGATGGCCCGTCTGAAGCGTTGCTGGACAGCATGCGTGTGGATGTGACGACGGCAAGCGATGCCGCGCCTGCGGGTGTGCGCAATGATGGATGGTGGGGTATGGCGCTGAAGCCGGACACCACGTATAGCGGCTCGTTCTATGCGCGGGGCGATCTTGACTCTATCACCGTTTCGCTGGTGAACAACACAACGGGCAAGGTGGCTGCAAGCACCACGGTGGACGGCATTACAGGCGATTGGAAGCAGCACACATTCTCTCTGCACACGGCAAGGATTGAGGCCGGTGCGAACAACCACCTGCTGTTGAGCTTCAAGAAGCCGGGCAGTGTGATGCTGCAGCTTGTGTCGCTGTTTCCGCCCACGTACAAGGGGCGTGCAAACGGCAATCGTGCAGACCTGATGGAGATGATGGCCGGGATGCATCCGAAGTTTCTGCGGATGCCGGGCGGCAACTATCTTGAAGGCGACACGGTGGAAGAGCGCTTTGACTGGAAGGCCACGCTGGGGCCGCTGGCAGATCGTCCGGGGCATCGCGGCCCCTGGAATTACACATCGACCGACGGCATGGGCCTGCTGGAATTTCTGGAATGGACAGAGGACCTGAACATTGAGCCGGTGCTTGCCGTATATGCAGGCTATTCGTTGAAGGGAACGCACATTGCCGCGGGCGCGCACATGCAGCCCTTTGTGGATGACGCGCTGGACGAGATTGAGTTTGTCAGCGGCAGCACGGATACAAAGTGGGGCGCGGTGCGCGCGAAGCTGGGTCATCCGCAGCCGTTTCCGCTGCATTATGTCGAGATTGGCAATGAGGACAACCTCGATCATTCCGGCAGTTATGACGAGCGTTGGCCGCAGTTTGCCAAGGCCATCCGCGACAAGTATCCGAGCCTGAAGCTGATTGCCACCGCGCCGGTGAAGCGCGGCCTGCAGCCTGACCTGATTGACGACCACTATTACAAGCGCGCGGAAGAGTTCTACGCCATGACCGATCACTACGATCATGTGCCGCGCACCGGGCCGAAGATCTTTGTGGGAGAGTGGGCCACGCGTGAAGGTTCGCCAACCACGGACCTGGGCGCTGCGCTGGCTGATGCTGCCTGGATGACCGGCATGGAGCGCAACAGTGACCTGATCGAATTGTCTGCGTATGCGCCGCTGTTCGTGAATGTGAACCCCGGCGGCATGCAGTGGGAGAGCGACCTGATCGGCTATGACGCCGCGAAGAGCTACGGCTCGCCCTCGTATTACGCGCAGAGCATGTTTGCGCAGTACCTGGGCACTGAGGTTTCGCAGACACAGTTAAGCGGTGGCGTGCATACGCGCTTCTTTACGTCGGTCACGCGCGATCCCGCGAAGGGTGAAATCTACGTGAAGCTGGTGAACGGCTCCACCGAACCACAGGTGCTGGATGTGAAGGTGCAGGGAGCTGCGCCGTCGGGCAGTGCAACGCTGGTTACGCTGAAGGGCGACGCTCGCACGGCCACCAACAGCATCACCGATCCGGAACGCATCACGCCGCAGGTGTCCCGTTTGCATGCGTCTGGGTCTATCCACCATACGGTGCCACCGCTCAGTGTGCAGGTGCTGGTGCTTTCGGCGAAGTAG
- the htpG gene encoding molecular chaperone HtpG, with product MAKQEFQTEVSQLLQLIVHSLYSHPEIFLRELISNSSDALDKLRHLSLTDEKFKALVGNGIDAPRIDLELDEANKLLTLSDTGVGMNQEDLISHLGTIACSGTKNFLSHLSGDARKDSNLIGQFGVGFYSVFMVADKVDVYSRKAGEDTTWKWTSDGKTGFDLEEVSGEHARSAAGTTIVIHLNDDGAQYANGYRLQEIVKKYSNHIAFPIFLTYDKSEWNAEKKESIKTRTTEQVNAASAMWRRSKSELKDDDYKEMYKSLTGDWDDPLFWFHTRAEGTLEYTTLFYIPSKAPLDLYQQDYKGGVKLYVKRVFIMDDSKDLLPPYLRFVRGIIDSEDLPLNVSREILQQNKVLTSIKTASVKKILSEFKTIATNDKEKYAQFIAEYNRPLKEGVYGDYANRDTLLDLVRFKSTKVEGLTSLADAKERMQPEQKALYYITGGSESMLRNSPLLEIYKKKGIEVLILDDEIDEIVFSAVPQYGDVEFKAVNKSSTSEDLKDETAPEKTEELKPLLEKIKATLGDAVKDVRASSRLADSPSVIVSDEDEPSARMRRMMEAMGQKDLPAMQPTLEINPDHEIIRKLLADPSNSRVDDAAWLLFDQALLLEGVPLKDPTTFVQRLNRVLNQSI from the coding sequence ATGGCAAAACAGGAATTTCAGACAGAAGTATCGCAACTCCTCCAACTGATCGTTCATTCGCTGTATTCGCATCCGGAGATTTTTCTCCGCGAACTGATTTCCAACTCGTCGGACGCGCTGGATAAGCTGCGCCACCTGAGCCTGACGGACGAGAAGTTCAAGGCACTGGTGGGCAACGGCATTGACGCACCGCGTATTGACCTGGAACTGGATGAGGCGAACAAGTTGCTGACGCTTTCGGATACGGGCGTTGGCATGAACCAGGAAGATTTGATTTCGCACCTGGGCACCATTGCGTGTTCGGGAACGAAGAACTTCCTCTCGCATCTTTCCGGCGATGCGCGTAAAGACTCCAACCTGATCGGGCAGTTTGGTGTTGGTTTCTACTCTGTATTTATGGTCGCGGACAAGGTCGATGTTTACTCGCGCAAAGCTGGCGAAGACACCACGTGGAAGTGGACCAGCGACGGCAAGACCGGCTTTGATCTGGAAGAAGTTTCCGGTGAGCACGCTCGCAGCGCAGCGGGAACGACCATCGTGATCCACCTGAATGACGATGGAGCGCAGTATGCCAACGGATATCGGCTGCAGGAGATTGTGAAGAAGTATTCCAATCACATCGCCTTCCCCATCTTCCTGACGTATGACAAGAGCGAGTGGAACGCGGAGAAGAAGGAGTCCATCAAGACGCGCACCACGGAGCAGGTGAATGCTGCCAGTGCGATGTGGCGTCGGTCCAAGTCGGAGTTGAAGGACGACGACTACAAGGAAATGTACAAGTCGTTGACGGGCGACTGGGATGATCCGCTGTTCTGGTTCCACACCCGCGCGGAAGGCACGCTGGAATACACCACGCTGTTTTACATTCCGTCGAAGGCGCCGCTGGATCTGTATCAGCAGGATTACAAGGGCGGCGTAAAGCTGTATGTAAAGCGCGTCTTCATCATGGACGACTCGAAGGACCTGCTGCCGCCGTATCTGCGTTTTGTGCGCGGCATTATTGATTCAGAAGACCTGCCGCTGAATGTGTCGCGCGAAATTCTGCAGCAGAACAAGGTGCTGACCAGCATCAAGACGGCCAGCGTGAAGAAGATACTCTCCGAGTTCAAGACGATTGCAACGAATGACAAGGAGAAGTACGCGCAGTTCATCGCGGAGTACAACCGTCCGTTGAAGGAAGGCGTTTACGGCGACTATGCGAATCGCGATACGCTGCTTGACCTGGTGCGCTTCAAATCAACGAAGGTGGAAGGCCTGACCTCGCTGGCTGACGCGAAAGAACGTATGCAGCCAGAGCAGAAGGCGCTGTATTACATCACCGGTGGATCGGAGAGTATGCTGCGCAACTCGCCGCTGCTGGAGATCTACAAGAAGAAGGGCATTGAAGTTCTGATTCTGGATGACGAGATTGACGAGATCGTCTTTTCCGCTGTGCCGCAGTATGGCGATGTGGAATTCAAGGCGGTGAATAAGTCGTCGACATCGGAAGACCTGAAGGATGAAACGGCTCCGGAGAAGACGGAAGAGTTGAAGCCGTTGCTGGAGAAGATCAAGGCCACGCTGGGCGATGCGGTGAAGGATGTGCGTGCGTCGTCGCGGCTGGCGGATAGTCCTTCCGTCATCGTCAGTGATGAGGATGAACCTTCCGCGCGCATGCGCCGCATGATGGAAGCGATGGGGCAGAAGGACCTGCCCGCAATGCAGCCCACGCTGGAGATCAATCCCGATCACGAGATCATCCGCAAGCTGCTGGCCGATCCCAGCAACAGCCGCGTGGACGATGCGGCATGGTTGTTGTTTGATCAGGCGTTGTTGCTGGAAGGCGTGCCGTTGAAGGATCCGACGACGTTCGTGCAGCGTTTGAATCGTGTGTTAAATCAGTCAATCTAG
- a CDS encoding FMN-dependent NADH-azoreductase, with translation MASLLKIDVSPRGGHSYSRQLGQTFVEGWQAAHAGGTVVERDLAKNQPTFVDLPWIAGAFTPPVEHTDEHKAALKQSDEIIAEIKAADHILITTPLYNFQVPAVLKAWIDHAVRKDLTFDYTEKGPVGLLKGKKVTVISASGGLYVQGEPSGAYDYLTPYIKFIFGFIGITDVTVLSAGGASNIRYGKISEEDWKKPFEAQALELAKA, from the coding sequence ATGGCATCACTTTTGAAGATTGACGTCAGTCCGCGCGGCGGCCATTCGTACTCGCGCCAGCTTGGACAAACCTTTGTGGAAGGCTGGCAGGCAGCGCACGCAGGCGGCACCGTGGTGGAGCGCGATCTGGCGAAGAATCAGCCCACATTCGTTGACCTGCCGTGGATTGCCGGTGCGTTTACGCCCCCGGTTGAGCACACGGACGAACACAAGGCTGCGCTGAAGCAGAGCGATGAGATCATTGCGGAAATTAAGGCCGCGGACCACATCCTGATCACCACGCCTCTGTACAACTTCCAGGTGCCTGCCGTGCTGAAGGCCTGGATTGACCACGCCGTGCGTAAAGACCTGACCTTCGACTACACGGAAAAGGGACCGGTGGGGCTGCTCAAGGGCAAGAAAGTGACCGTGATTTCGGCCAGTGGGGGCCTCTATGTGCAGGGTGAACCCAGTGGAGCCTATGACTACCTGACGCCATACATCAAGTTCATTTTCGGTTTCATCGGCATTACCGATGTCACGGTGTTGTCTGCAGGTGGCGCGTCCAATATCCGGTACGGCAAGATCAGCGAAGAAGACTGGAAGAAACCTTTTGAAGCGCAGGCGCTGGAACTGGCCAAGGCGTAA
- a CDS encoding zinc-binding alcohol dehydrogenase family protein, with protein MKAVIIPAAGASPVFGEFREPSAIEGKVIVNVHASALSQLSKMRSSGAHYSSEGVFPSVPGVDGTGITQDGRRVYFALPETPFGALAEQSLVEEKLCIPLPDNLDDITAAAMANPGMSAWAALVERAKFVRGETVLINGATGSAGSMAVQVAKYLGAGRILVSGRNAEKLEALRKLGADEVIPFTIDADHPDGADTFQQALKPHFGSGIDVVLDYLWGGSARAIIAAIARYSAEAHRVRFVQIGSASGENSIDLPSAALRSSAIELMGSGLKSVPMNKLMEGIAHIFEGAAQGAFQIALATLPLEKIAEAWQAPGEPRMVVTIP; from the coding sequence ATGAAAGCAGTCATCATTCCAGCAGCAGGCGCATCCCCTGTCTTCGGTGAATTTCGCGAACCTTCTGCTATTGAGGGCAAGGTCATCGTGAATGTGCACGCCTCTGCCCTGAGCCAGCTCAGCAAGATGCGTTCGTCCGGCGCGCACTACAGCTCTGAGGGCGTCTTCCCCTCGGTCCCGGGCGTGGATGGTACAGGCATCACGCAGGATGGCAGACGCGTGTACTTTGCCCTGCCCGAAACCCCCTTCGGTGCGCTGGCGGAACAATCGCTGGTGGAGGAGAAACTCTGCATCCCTCTCCCGGACAATCTGGACGACATTACCGCTGCGGCGATGGCCAATCCCGGCATGTCTGCCTGGGCGGCGCTGGTGGAGCGCGCAAAGTTCGTCCGCGGCGAAACGGTACTCATCAACGGTGCGACCGGCTCCGCAGGCAGCATGGCCGTGCAGGTGGCAAAGTATCTGGGCGCAGGGCGGATCCTGGTCAGTGGTCGCAACGCAGAGAAGCTGGAAGCGTTACGCAAACTCGGCGCAGACGAGGTGATCCCGTTCACCATCGACGCCGATCATCCCGACGGCGCGGACACATTCCAGCAGGCGTTGAAACCGCATTTCGGCAGCGGTATCGACGTGGTGCTGGATTACCTGTGGGGTGGCAGCGCACGCGCCATCATCGCGGCCATTGCCCGGTATTCCGCGGAAGCTCACCGCGTTCGCTTTGTGCAGATTGGCTCTGCATCGGGCGAAAACAGTATTGACCTTCCCTCCGCGGCACTGCGTTCTTCCGCGATTGAACTCATGGGCAGCGGCCTGAAATCTGTCCCCATGAACAAACTGATGGAAGGCATTGCACATATCTTCGAAGGCGCAGCCCAGGGAGCATTTCAGATCGCCCTGGCCACGCTGCCGCTGGAGAAGATTGCGGAAGCATGGCAGGCGCCCGGCGAGCCGCGCATGGTGGTCACCATTCCATAG
- a CDS encoding alpha/beta hydrolase, whose protein sequence is MRYRSFHFFLSRTLLAGLGLSLILPAFSAQVKTIVPPVVAGARPVRVDRIKIHGASLEGNLEGDAVDRDALVFLPPGYDKAKNKRYPVVYALHGYSIGADQWSKEIRVPQTIEGAFGLGAQEMIVVLPDSKTLHNGSMYSSSVTTGDFENYVARDVVAYVDAHYRTLAKRESRGLVGHSMGGYGASRIGMKHSDVFGSLYIMSPCCMSPRVAGGPAPANAPDMEKILADIKTPEDMAKLPFGVRAQFATAAAWSPNPKNPPYYFDLPVKDGKPQPEVLAKWAANAPLAFVDQYIWALKRYKAISMDVGDQDGLRVDAKKFHEIMETNGIANGFEIYEGTHTSAVADRFQNHVMPFFSKNLCFTAAPCK, encoded by the coding sequence ATGCGCTACCGTTCCTTCCATTTCTTTTTATCCCGTACATTACTGGCCGGTCTCGGCTTGTCTCTGATATTGCCTGCTTTTTCCGCGCAGGTGAAGACCATTGTGCCGCCCGTTGTGGCCGGTGCCAGGCCGGTTCGCGTGGATCGCATCAAGATTCATGGGGCTTCTCTGGAAGGCAATCTGGAGGGCGACGCTGTGGATCGGGACGCACTGGTGTTTCTGCCGCCCGGGTATGACAAGGCAAAGAACAAACGATATCCCGTGGTGTACGCGCTGCACGGATACTCCATCGGGGCCGACCAGTGGAGCAAAGAGATTCGTGTGCCGCAGACGATCGAAGGCGCATTTGGCCTGGGCGCGCAGGAGATGATTGTCGTTCTGCCGGATTCGAAGACCCTGCATAACGGTTCCATGTACTCCAGTTCCGTAACCACGGGCGACTTTGAAAATTACGTAGCGCGTGACGTGGTGGCATACGTGGACGCGCACTATCGCACGCTGGCAAAGCGGGAGAGTCGCGGCCTGGTGGGGCATTCCATGGGCGGTTATGGTGCAAGCCGCATCGGCATGAAACATTCCGATGTGTTTGGCAGCCTGTACATCATGAGTCCCTGCTGTATGTCGCCGCGCGTGGCCGGTGGTCCGGCACCTGCCAACGCTCCGGATATGGAAAAGATTCTGGCAGATATCAAGACACCAGAGGACATGGCGAAGCTGCCGTTCGGCGTGCGGGCGCAGTTCGCAACGGCTGCCGCGTGGTCGCCCAATCCGAAGAACCCGCCGTATTACTTTGATCTGCCTGTGAAGGATGGCAAACCGCAGCCGGAGGTTCTGGCAAAGTGGGCCGCAAATGCACCGCTCGCTTTTGTGGACCAGTACATCTGGGCGTTAAAGCGCTACAAGGCCATTTCCATGGACGTGGGCGATCAGGATGGTCTGCGTGTAGACGCGAAGAAGTTTCACGAAATCATGGAAACCAACGGCATTGCGAATGGCTTCGAGATCTACGAGGGAACGCATACCAGCGCCGTCGCCGACCGTTTTCAGAACCATGTGATGCCATTCTTCAGCAAAAATCTGTGCTTTACCGCAGCACCGTGCAAATGA